The Zingiber officinale cultivar Zhangliang chromosome 9A, Zo_v1.1, whole genome shotgun sequence genome window below encodes:
- the LOC122021831 gene encoding uncharacterized protein LOC122021831 has translation MAETKGSLVASEPLDAPDEVDQLEAGRLSQILCRVCLRSDGRDLISPCKCEGSSKFVHRECLNYHRAVKERFAFANCTDCKAPYYLRIHIHPERKGRILQFLKFRNILCLFAMIQITICLLASIGYLVCGTQTYFGRFSYSHGRTFYDYFYYWWPLGRVYATEFNVYYGLVVLLCCLLLGFSGFFLACYHLGILKRNPQSYQDNRSWRNECIKAFYYGSMAEVDRAWLELMFIMEFFVIVIIPFMSIFYAITIASVFGRQIWKHHFYTRGKQLLMREYVVEDVDGLVKDWCPPPLPPAHVKELAGLGFL, from the exons ATGGCGGAGACGAAGGGCTCCCTTGTGGCGTCCGAGCCCCTCGATGCTCCCGATGAGGTAGACCAGCTGGAGGCTGGGCGGCTGAGTCAAATCCTTTGCCGAGTCTGCCTCAGAAGTGATG GAAGGGATCTCATTTCACCCTGCAAATGCGAGGGATCTTCGAAGTTCGTCCACCGAGAATGCTTGAACTATCATAGGGCTGTAAAG GAAAGATTTGCATTTGCCAACTGTACAGATTGCAAAGCTCCCTACTATCTAAGGATACATATTCATCCAGAAAGAAAAGGGAGAATTCTCCAGTTCCTCAAGTTTCGAAATATACTATGCTTATTTGCAATGATTCAAATT ACAATCTGTTTATTGGCAAGTATCGGGTATTTGGTTTGTGGAACCCAGACTTATTTTGGCAGATTCAGTTACTCTCATGGTAGAACTTTTTACGACTATTTCTACTATTGGTGGCCGTTAGGCAGGGTTTATGCTACAGAATTCAATGTCTATTATGGTCTTG TGGTGCTACTATGTTGCCTTCTTCTTGGATTTTCCGGATTCTTCCTGGCTTGCTATCATCTAGGAATACTCAAGCGCAACCCTCAATCATATCAAGACAACAGATCCTG GAGGAATGAGTGTATCAAAGCATTTTACTATGGATCCATGGCAGAAGTTGATCGAGCTTGGCTAGAGTTGATGTTCATTATGGAGTTTTTTGTCATAGTGATTATCCCCTTCATGAGCATATTCTACGCCATTACCATCGCATCAGTTTTTGGCCGACAAATTTGGAAGCACCATTTTTACACACGCGGAAAACAATTGCTGATGAGA GAGTATGTAGTCGAGGATGTTGATGGTTTAGTTAAAGATTGGTGCCCACCACCCCTTCCACCTGCTCATGTCAAAGAGCTTGCAGGACTTGGATTTCTTTAG